The following nucleotide sequence is from Candidatus Krumholzibacteriia bacterium.
CATGGCCCCGATCCGCAGATCCGCGTCGACGGTCACGTCGACCGGATCGACCCATCCCATCAGGTAGCGGTTCATCGCGCTCGGTGCCGACGGCACCGTCGACAGACCCGTGAACAGTCCGAAGCCCATCAGACCGAAGTTCCCGATCCCCTGACTGTCGGGGAAACTCGAAGGCGTGAAGTCGGGCAGACTGAGCATCCCCAGACGCAGCCCGATCTCGAAGGCGTAGACCCCACGCACGTCGAAGAAGCCCGCCAGGCCGTTGCTCTCGGGTGGGTCCTGGGCCTGGGCCTCGGGCAGCACCAGCACGTGCTCGATCGCGGCTTCGTCGCTCGGGACGAAGGCCTGTTCGAGGTAGTCGGCCTCGACCGCGTTCTCGAAGTCGCGAACGTCGAGATAGTTGCTGAAGATCTGCGCCGGGCTGTCGCCGTTCACGTCGGTCTCCTGGCCGGCGCCGGCGTGGATCAACACCAGGGTGTCGTAGGACGAGAAGTCGACGTCGTCGTCGATCGCCGCGACGACCTGCTTCGCCATGCGAACCGCCCGCACGCTCGAGCTGTCGTCGTCCCCGTAGTAGCCCATGCCCTCGGGCAGGTTCACGATGTCGCCGTGCACGTCCCACTGCAGGTCGAGCCGACCGAAGCTCACCGTCCGGAAGTAGTCGTCGACCCGCTGCATCTGCAGATCGAAGTAGGTGGAGTCGTGGGCGGCGAAGATCGGGGTCCCGCCGTAGGGATCGTCCGGCGTCGCCGGTGGGATCACCTGCGAGCCGCGACGCCCCTCGGGCCAACCCGGGAAGTCCGACCGGTCCCGGCCGACCATGAGACTGTCGGCGAAGTCGCATCCGACCACGAGCATCGACAGCGACGTCGGGGCCGCGCGGCGGGCCAACGCGATCCCTGCGTCGAAGCGCAGCGGCGGCTTCGCGGGCAGCGCCTCGCGGACCGCACGGATCCGCTCCGGGATCGACGGATGGGAACGCGTTTCGGGGATCGCCGCCTGCGCCCGTCCGCCGGCGAGGACGAGCGAAGCCAGCAGCAGGACGCGGACCAGCGACGCGCGCGAAGGGATCGGGAGGTTCATGGAAGGCGGATCTCCGTCGCTGGCTTCCGTCGCCGCCCGCGCGGCGGCCCCGGACGATACGGATCGGGAGAGGGCGCGGCAGTATAGGAACGGCCCCGAACCACGGTCAACCGCGGTCGGGGCCGCTCGAAGGTCGGGAAGGGGAACTCGGGCCCTCCATCGTCGCCCCTGATCGACTGAGTCCGGCCCTTCGTTCCCCTTCCCCGTCGAGATCGGACCAACGCCACCGACTTCTCCCGCTACCGGCTGCCAACCATGTCGGAGAGGCCGACGACGCTGCCCGTTGACCGGGCCGATCCGATCTCGTCTTCGCGTGACGGTGCGTCAACCGCGACCGCCACCTCCTCCTCGTTCGCGCGAGCGCGACGACCCACCGCCGCCACGGTTGCGCGAGGGTTCACTCCGCCGCGTCGGCGTCGACCGCTGGGGCGCGGCCCGCTCACGGCTCGGGCGCGACGGGCGGCTGCGCTCGACCTTGCGCTCGGGTCGGCGGGGACGCTCGCGCTCCACCTTGCGCTCGGGTCGACTCGGACGGTTGCGTTCCACGTTGCGCTCGGGTCGCGTCGGGCGGTTGCGCTCGACGTTCCGTTCCGGACGCGAGGGACGGCTGCGTTCGACGTTCGACGGTGCACGCCGTGTCGGTCGGTCCCGGTCCTCCCGGATCCGGCTCCGATCGGCTGCCCGGCCCGAAGAACCACCCTCGTTGCGGATCACCGGCCGCGTCCAGCGACGCTCGGTGCGCGTGCCGCGATCGCCACTGCGGTCGCGCGGTGGCGCGACCCCGGAGCGCTCCATGCTCGAGCGTGATCTCTCGCCACGGGATCGATCGGGAGCGAGGCTCGTCAGGCGCCGCTCGTTCCTCGGCCCCCGGTCCTCGCGCAGACCCGTGCGCGCCGGCCGTTCGTTCCGATCGCGACCACGGGGTGCGAGCTCGGCCCGCTCACGCGTCGGCGCGCGGTCACGCACCAACTCACTCGCCTCGACACGACTCCGTACGTTCTCCCGCTGCCGGACGGCAGCGATGCTCACCGGCGCGTTGCCCGACGCGACGTCGCCCAGACCCGGTACGCGCCGCGTGCGGCGCTTGGGACCGTCGAAGTCGTAGAGCGTGTGCGTGTTCACGGATCCCTTGCTGTAGCGGACCCGGAAGTCCCCGCCGTACCACGGGGAGTCGTGCCACGCGTACCATGCATGGGGCCGTGCGTAGACGGGATAGCTCGGCCACGAGTAGTAGACCGGGTAGTACGAGAACCAGTAGGGACGCCCGTAGTAGGGGTCCCAGTAGTAGTAGGCCGGCTCGTAGTACAGCGGGTACCAACCGAAGCTCACCCGCCAGCGTCGCTGCCAGCCCCAGTCGGAGTAGACGTTGATCGTCGTGCACTCGTCGACGTAGGGATGCACGGACTCCGTCGTGGCCGTTGCATCGCCCCCACCGTGGCACTGGGTGCAGGTGTAGCGGGCATGATCGACCTGCGATTCGACGTACAGGTGCGCCCAGTCCGTCACCACGTAGTCGACGTCCTCCTCGAGACCGGTGATCGCGTAGTTGATGTCGTTCACCGCGAGGAAGGGATCACCGGCGATCCGGTAGTCGTAGCCGCGCTCGTCACCGAGGTCGAAGCGGAAGTCGACGGCCAGGCCGCGCAGGTCGAAGGGCACCTCACTGGCGATCACCTGCACGTACTCGACACCCTTGCGTTCGCCTGCGGTCAGCCGCACCGGGCTGCCCGGACGCGGCAGGGTGTAGGTGTGGTTGCCGTAGACGAAACCGTCGTCGTAACGCGATGTCGGCCACAGGACCTCGACGTAACCGTCGACGTCGATACGGTAGACCACGACGTAGGAATCGCCGTTCGTGCGGAAGTACATCTCGTAGGGCTCGCCACGGCGGTACGGCCGTTCGTCCTCGGTCCGCTCGTGCCAGAGCTGCACGCGGATGTCGCGCGCGGGCGCCTCGAGGTCCTCGTAGACCTGGTCGACCGATGCGCCCTGCACCCAGCGATCGCCGGCGGTGGACTCGGGTCCCTGCGCCCCGGCGGCGGGCGGCAGCAGCAGCGCCAGCGCCGCGGCGGTCACGATCGTGCGCATGGTGTTCATCGCGCCCCTCCTTCGGTCGGAACCCCGTCCGTGTCGGGCCGGTCGCCCGCCGGACGCAGCTCACGCTCGCCGTCGACTTCCTGGTAACCCCAGAAGATGCCGGCGTCGTCGGCGGTCATGTCGAGGATCTCGAACTTGGCGTAGTTGTCGTCGGCGCCGAAGTCACCCGGGCCCTGCGCGATCCGGAAGATGTAGGTGTGGCCCGGGATCGCCTCGACACGTCCCGTGGCCGAATACCCCGTCGTGGGGGCGAAACTGGCCACGTCGAAGCCGACGAAGCCGAAATCCTGGACGCGCACGCGATCGTTCGGAACGACCAGGAAGGGCACGCCCTGCCCGTCGCGTTCGAAGTAGACGTCGGTCGACGCGTCGTCGAAGGCCTGCCCCTGACTCACCCCGTCGCTGAAGTCGAAGCCCGCGCGGGTGGCGTCGGCATCGCGGAAGAAGACGACCGCCTCGCCCTCGGGGCGCGGCACGTCGATCACCAGCTCGAAGCTCAGGTCACTCTCGTTGCCGGCGTCGTCGAAGGCACTCACCGCGTACGAGTAGAAGACGCCGTTGACGAGCGGGAAGTCCTCGAAGCGCAGGAAGTCGTCGGAAACGTCTTCGGGTGTGCCGTTGTCCTGGTAGACGCCCTCCTCGAACGGCGCCAGTACGGCGAGTTCGTCGAAGGTCTCGCTCAGGTCCTCGTTCACCCACACCCGGTACCCGGCGAGATCGTCTTCGCGGTTCGGGTTCCACGTGAGGAAGACGGCCTGGTCCCCGGTGATCGAGAAGACCCCGTTGGGAATCGCCGGCGGCGTCACGTCCACGAACTCGGGAGAGTCGTCGTCGTCGCAACCGGCCATCAGGACCAGACCCGCGACGATCAGCAGTGGAGCCAGCCGAGCTGGCTTCCAGCGACGATGGATCGGATTCGCACTCCTGGACGACATCGGGCCTCACCTCCAGTGACGGCGCGACGCCGGGGATCGGGCGCCGTCGATTGGTACAACGCACCCCGCGTGCCAGTCCCAGGATACGGACGGGTGCCCCGAACAGCCATCGGCCCGCGGACCGACGGCACGCGGAATCCCCTGTGGACGAACGAGGTACGGATGTGTCACGACGGTGTCGGGGGCGACGTCGAGTGTCCTCCAGGGGACATCGCGGCCCGTCCGTCGTCACGGGGGGACAGGGACTTGTCCCCGACTGGGGACGTGGCCCGGCTGCCATCGAGCGTCGGCGCCGCGACCGGGGCGAGGGAAGACGCGAGGGAATACGAGAACGGGCCGCACCGGAGTGCGGCCCGTAGCGCCAAGTTCCCTCCCGCCCCGTGACGGGACCCTGCCCTTCGCGGTCCACGGAAGTCTCGCCATCTCCCGTGGTCCAGGCGCGGTCCCTGCGGAGCGGTCGGATTCTCGCCGCGAAGCGACTCAGGAGGACGGGGAAGAGCCGTGCTTTTCACTCATGCCGCCGATTGCTCCCCCGGAACCCCACCTTCCGGACGATCGATCGGAGACCCCACTTCGGAAAAGCTCCTCGTTCAGCCGGTGAGCGGAGAGGTCGATCTCCCCACTCCCCCCGAGTCGATCGGGCCGAAGCCCGACTGGACGATCGGATCACGACTGCCAGTGACCGATCACGGTCCCGGAAGAGCACCCTTCGTGCCATGGGAGCAACGGCAGATGTGAATCCACAAACCATTGTAATTGAACAGGTTACGACACCCGGCCGAACAGCATCCCGACGAGCTCCCCACGGGGTCTCGCCGACTGTGAAGCGAGTTCACAACCACACCGCGCAGAAATGGCACAACCCCATGCAATGCAAGGGGTTGCGTGATCATAAAGAATCTTTACAGAGTAGAGGCGATCAGGAATCCGGCGATAGCCCGAAGATGCGGATCTTCTGCAGGAGCGTCGGATAGCTCACC
It contains:
- a CDS encoding DUF4384 domain-containing protein; the protein is MNTMRTIVTAAALALLLPPAAGAQGPESTAGDRWVQGASVDQVYEDLEAPARDIRVQLWHERTEDERPYRRGEPYEMYFRTNGDSYVVVYRIDVDGYVEVLWPTSRYDDGFVYGNHTYTLPRPGSPVRLTAGERKGVEYVQVIASEVPFDLRGLAVDFRFDLGDERGYDYRIAGDPFLAVNDINYAITGLEEDVDYVVTDWAHLYVESQVDHARYTCTQCHGGGDATATTESVHPYVDECTTINVYSDWGWQRRWRVSFGWYPLYYEPAYYYWDPYYGRPYWFSYYPVYYSWPSYPVYARPHAWYAWHDSPWYGGDFRVRYSKGSVNTHTLYDFDGPKRRTRRVPGLGDVASGNAPVSIAAVRQRENVRSRVEASELVRDRAPTRERAELAPRGRDRNERPARTGLREDRGPRNERRLTSLAPDRSRGERSRSSMERSGVAPPRDRSGDRGTRTERRWTRPVIRNEGGSSGRAADRSRIREDRDRPTRRAPSNVERSRPSRPERNVERNRPTRPERNVERNRPSRPERKVERERPRRPERKVERSRPSRPSRERAAPQRSTPTRRSEPSRNRGGGGSSRSRERGGGGGRG